One segment of Triticum aestivum cultivar Chinese Spring chromosome 2A, IWGSC CS RefSeq v2.1, whole genome shotgun sequence DNA contains the following:
- the LOC123190376 gene encoding chaperone protein DnaJ — protein sequence MPATPAASTGCAGLPAQPPTSSLPGFEGPPSRLGVRRPAWVVRTESNVRRERPKRPDPPCTICKGTGTINCRNCFGRGRINHVDLAVLPKGEWPQWCQICGGSGLDYCHRCHGTGEYREPMGFHFTVNRK from the exons ATGCCTGCGACGCCGGCGGCCAGCACCGGGTGCGCTGGGCTGCCGGCGCAACCTCCGACGAGCTCACTCCCCGGATTTGAAGGCCCCCCTAGCCGGCTGGGCGTTCGGAGGCCGGCATGGGTCGTCCGCACCGAG TCTAATGTTAGGAGAGAAAGACCAAAACGACCTGATCCTCCATGCACCATCTGCAAAGGCACTGGGACAATAAATTGCCGCAACTGTTTCGGTAGAG GAAGAATAAATCATGTCGATCTCGCCGTGCTCCCCAAGGGAGAATGGCCGCAATG GTGCCAAATATGCGGGGGTAGCGGCCTAGATTACTGCCACCGGTGCCATGGAACAGGTGAATATCGAGAACCCATGGGCTTTCACTTCACAGTCAATAGGAAATGA